One Setaria italica strain Yugu1 chromosome I, Setaria_italica_v2.0, whole genome shotgun sequence DNA window includes the following coding sequences:
- the LOC101757324 gene encoding homeobox protein engrailed-1, producing the protein MIMKQLLQAIIIFSAFATSAATGPASTVVAGMVFCDQCKDGARGLFDYPLYGARVAIQCGGGDTPLTVRESNTNWFGGFSIRMEGSPDMNRCTARVVQGTGHCGASGAPPRELTLAFRMLGLALYTVPPLLSQPEEAMDFCPGYDTRRRSPRWPVVAPAPSSQPQSPPAPASPFWRRRLPPIWRKPPTMPQDQPQPPPQVLPPPPPPSPPAPAQGSACTYDQWASPDHRCYWKVVTPNTTVAMAFGPLAAQRYGSELTLRDALEGRGDMYRTLLREATAALLNAYYNAPGGPFLYPTTASVIDHMNGALLSSAQRVLIEGARFRRANAGGGGPAGRTRLPCDLAPCAAQPPR; encoded by the exons ATGATCATGAAGCAGCTGCTGCAGGCCATCATCATCTTCAGCGCGTTCGCTACGTCGGCGGCGACCGGGCCGGCCAGCACGGTGGTCGCCGGCATGGTCTTCTGCGACCAGTGCAAGGACGGCGCGCGGGGGCTCTTCGACTACCCGCTCTACG GCGCCCGCGTGGCCATccagtgcggcggcggcgacacccCGCTGACGGTGCGCGAGAGCAACACCAACTGGTTCGGCGGCTTCTCCATCCGCATGGAGGGCTCGCCGGACATGAACCGCTGCACCGCCCGCGTCGTCCAGGGCACCGGCCACTGCGGTGCATCCGGCGCCCCCCCGCGCGAGCTCACCCTCGCCTTCCGCATGCTCGGCCTCGCGCTCTACACCGTGCCGCCGCTGCTCTCGCAGCCGGAGGAGGCCATGGACTTCTGCCCCGGCTACGACACCCGGCGCAGGTCACCGCGCTGGCCTGTTGTTGCCCCGGCGCCCTCATCGCAGCCGCAGTCACCGCCGGCACCAGCTTCTCCCTTCTGGcgtcgccgcctgccgcccatCTGGCGCAAGCCGCCAACGATGCCACAGGACCAGCCGCAGCCGCCACCGCaggtgctgccgccgcctccgcctccgtctCCTCCGGCGCCAGCGCAGGGCTCGGCATGCACCTACGA CCAGTGGGCCTCGCCGGATCACCGGTGCTACTGGAAGGTGGTGACCCCCAACACGACGGTGGCCATGGCGTTCGGCCCCCTGGCGGCGCAGCGCTACGGGTCGGAGCTGACGCTGCGGGACGCGCTGGAGGGCCGCGGTGACATGTACCGGACGCTGCTCCGGGAGGCCACGGCGGCGCTGCTCAACGCCTACTACAACGCACCCGGCGGGCCCTTCCTGTACCCGACCACCGCCAGCGTCATCGACCACATGAACGGCGCGCTGCTCAGCTCCGCGCAGAGGGTCCTCATCGAGGGCGCGCGCTTCCGCAGGGCCAACGCCGGCGGTGGAGGACCGGCCGGACGGACAAGGCTGCCGTGCGACTTGGCGCCCTGCGCAGCGCAGCCTCCCCGCTAG